A single Nostoc sp. PCC 7107 DNA region contains:
- a CDS encoding TMEM165/GDT1 family protein produces MDWHLLGISFITVFLSELGDKSQLAAIALSSRGQSQKAIFFGTAGALLLTSLLGALAGGAVSELLPTRILKAIAAVGFAILAARLLFFNKEESPDSEPTP; encoded by the coding sequence ATGGATTGGCATCTTTTAGGAATAAGCTTTATTACAGTTTTTTTATCAGAATTAGGCGACAAAAGCCAATTAGCGGCGATCGCACTTTCTAGCCGTGGTCAATCTCAAAAGGCTATATTTTTTGGTACAGCAGGCGCACTATTGTTAACCAGCCTTTTAGGTGCATTAGCTGGGGGTGCGGTATCAGAATTATTACCTACACGGATATTAAAAGCGATCGCGGCTGTGGGTTTTGCCATCCTAGCTGCAAGGTTATTGTTTTTTAACAAAGAAGAATCGCCAGACTCGGAACCAACACCTTAA